From Rhodamnia argentea isolate NSW1041297 chromosome 10, ASM2092103v1, whole genome shotgun sequence, a single genomic window includes:
- the LOC115733924 gene encoding dehydration-responsive element-binding protein 2F, translating into MDSSRKSPMKPWKKGPARGKGGPLNASCSYRGVRQRTWGKWVAEIREPRKRTRLWLGSFATAEEAAMAYDEAARRLYGPDAYLNLPHLHHQQPPNSSIFSSNGSLHHKFKWFPSKNFISMFPSCGLLNLSAQPSVHVIHQRLEELKKNGGFGGRAFPSSSSSDSRIDVRRGIDTEVGKLKEKEVEISWERAAVTGHPEEKPQIDLNEFLQQMGVLKEDSQSEEVVDVSGTEEGPFKDYEQIVAFDEKGFNWDSLMEMHGYADQQVYAEGSTCQVCDITEELTLPSTIWNF; encoded by the coding sequence atggaCAGCTCAAGAAAATCTCCGATGAAACCGTGGAAAAAAGGCCCGGCTAGAGGCAAAGGCGGCCCTCTAAATGCCTCGTGCTCATACAGGGGCGTGCGCCAGAGGACGTGGGGCAAGTGGGTTGCGGAAATAAGAGAACCCAGGAAGAGGACCCGACTCTGGTTGGGCTCTTTCGCCACTGCCGAGGAAGCAGCCATGGCTTACGACGAAGCCGCTCGGAGATTGTACGGCCCCGATGCTTATCTCAACCTACCCCACCTCCACCATCAACAGCCGCCCAACTCCTCCATTTTCTCATCGAACGGGTCTCTGCATCACAAGTTCAAATGGTTCCCGTCCAAGAACTTCATCTCCATGTTCCCTTCATGTGGCCTGCTCAACCTGAGTGCCCAGCCCAGTGTCCATGTCATCCACCAGAGGTTGGAAGAGCTCAAGAAGAATGGAGGCTTTGGTGGCAGAGCTTTTCCTTCGTCGTCTTCCTCAGACTCAAGAATCGACGTTAGGAGGGGAATTGACACGGAAGTCGGTAAGTTGAAGGAGAAGGAGGTCGAGATTTCATGGGAGAGAGCCGCGGTGACGGGGCATCCTGAAGAGAAGCCTCAGATTGATCTAAATGAGTTCCTTCAGCAGATGGGAGTCCTGAAAGAAGATAGCCAGTCGGAAGAAGTTGTTGACGTGAGTGGAACTGAGGAAGGTCCGTTCAAGGATTATGAACAAATAGTGGCTTTTGATGAGAAGGGATTCAATTGGGACAGTTTGATGGAGATGCATGGTTATGCTGATCAACAAGTTTATGCAGAAGGCAGCACTTGCCAGGTTTGTGACATTACTGAGGAGCTCACTTTGCCTTCCACCATCTGGAATTTCTGA
- the LOC115732285 gene encoding NDR1/HIN1-like protein 1, translating to MNDDEKPLPPSSYSPRNARRSALMAVTVLLLIAGVAALVVYLIYRPERPRFSVVGAAVYDLNATSPPVVSTTMQFTLLIRNPNRRVSIYYDHLSAFVSYRGQAITPPASLPPLFHESRSTVELSPVLGGAAVPAAAEVGNGLAVDEAYGVVGLRVMVIGRLRYKAGAIRTGHYGLYVRCDVLVGLKKGFEGQVPLLASPPCKVDV from the coding sequence ATGAACGATGACGAGAAACCCCTTCCCCCCTCTTCTTACTCTCCCCGAAACGCACGTCGATCCGCCCTCATGGCCGTCACCGTCCTCCTGCTCATTGCCGGCGTCGCGGCCCTCGTTGTCTACCTCATCTACCGCCCCGAGCGTCCCCGCTTCTCCGTCGTCGGTGCCGCCGTGTACGACCTCAACGCCACGTCGCCGCCTGTCGTCTCCACCACCATGCAGTTCACGCTCCTCATCAGGAACCCCAACCGGCGGGTCTCCATCTACTACGACCACCTCTCGGCCTTCGTCTCGTACCGGGGCCAGGCAATAACCCCGCCGGCGTCGCTGCCGCCGCTCTTCCACGAGAGCCGTAGCACGGTGGAGCTGTCCCCCGTGCTGGGCGGGGCGGCGGTGCCGGCGGCCGCGGAGGTGGGGAACGGGCTGGCTGTGGATGAGGCGTACGGGGTGGTGGGGCTGAGGGTGATGGTGATAGGGAGGTTGAGATACAAGGCGGGTGCAATAAGGACGGGGCATTACGGGCTCTACGTCAGGTGCGATGTGTTGGTGGGTTTGAAGAAGGGCTTCGAGGGTCAAGTGCCTCTGTTGGCCTCTCCTCCATGCAAAGTTGATGTGTAG